From a single Micromonospora pallida genomic region:
- a CDS encoding ABC transporter substrate-binding protein — MSWRVAAPLSVLLVLLGGCSAPDDGPATAPSGSAGPVTLTNCGTPVTITKPPARAVTMNQSATEIMLALGLQDRMIGTAYLDDEVLPDYAAAYAKVPVLAKEYPSKESLLEAEPDFVYASFTSAFGDEGVGDRGEWQKLGVGTYLSPAGCPKETRPAKLTMNDVFGEIREIATIFGVPDRAEKLVADQQARIAQARAGAKNAKVLWWDGGSDAPSVGACCGGPGMIMAEAGVTNAFADLDGSWANSSWETVADRNPDLIVLIDASWDPASAKKTFLAKNATLKDLPAVKNQRYVVIPFSSTSAGVRNMLAVEALAKAAS; from the coding sequence GTGTCCTGGCGCGTTGCCGCGCCCCTGTCCGTCCTGCTCGTCCTGCTCGGCGGCTGCTCCGCCCCCGACGACGGCCCGGCCACCGCGCCGTCGGGTTCCGCCGGACCCGTCACGCTGACCAACTGCGGCACACCGGTGACGATCACGAAGCCGCCGGCACGTGCCGTGACGATGAACCAGTCCGCCACCGAGATCATGCTTGCCCTCGGCCTGCAGGACCGCATGATCGGTACGGCGTACCTCGACGACGAGGTGCTGCCCGACTACGCCGCCGCGTACGCCAAGGTTCCGGTCCTGGCCAAGGAGTACCCGTCGAAGGAGAGCCTGCTCGAGGCGGAACCGGATTTCGTGTACGCGTCGTTCACCAGCGCCTTCGGCGACGAGGGTGTCGGCGACCGGGGCGAGTGGCAGAAGCTCGGTGTCGGCACGTACCTCTCACCTGCCGGTTGTCCCAAGGAGACCCGGCCGGCGAAACTGACCATGAATGACGTGTTCGGTGAGATCCGGGAGATCGCCACGATCTTCGGCGTACCCGATCGCGCGGAGAAGCTCGTCGCCGACCAGCAGGCTCGCATCGCCCAGGCCAGAGCCGGCGCGAAGAACGCGAAGGTGCTGTGGTGGGACGGCGGCAGCGACGCGCCCAGCGTCGGCGCCTGTTGCGGCGGCCCCGGCATGATCATGGCCGAAGCTGGGGTCACCAACGCCTTCGCCGACCTGGACGGCAGCTGGGCCAACTCCAGCTGGGAGACGGTCGCCGACCGCAACCCCGACCTGATCGTGCTCATCGACGCGAGCTGGGACCCGGCCTCGGCGAAGAAGACGTTCCTGGCGAAGAACGCGACGCTGAAGGACCTGCCGGCAGTAAAGAACCAGCGGTACGTCGTCATCCCGTTCTCTTCGACGTCGGCGGGTGTGCGCAATATGCTCGCCGTCGAAGCCCTCGCCAAGGCGGCGAGCTGA
- a CDS encoding low temperature requirement protein A has translation MTTDQAVGLAREGEGPQRATLLELFFDLAFVAALALTSQTLARNPSSSGVFQAVVLLMAVWWVWSVTALATDLYHPQRPPIVVMTLWAMLGAILMAGSAPRAFSDRALVFAGAYVAIHVGRGLFLASALHGRQVRLHAGRFVFWFLVSAVPWLTGGLVAGTARGLLWAAALAIDYGSAWLRYPTPRLGRVPVSQYGVAADHLAERYQQFFTLALGDLILVTALTYADHDLTADRTVALLVAFAATVLLWQIYVHRAGALLKAAIEASRDPGGFVRSAPYTHLLMVAGVVAAAAGFEIVIADPSEHTTPWLAGVILGGPALFLAGRARFEYEVFSRVSPSRLVGLLVLAVSAPAMVLAPSLVAALTGTLVLAGIAVSDAVRAHGKSPEPPSPAM, from the coding sequence ATGACGACCGATCAGGCGGTAGGGCTGGCACGTGAGGGCGAGGGCCCACAGCGCGCGACCTTGCTGGAGCTGTTTTTTGATCTGGCCTTCGTCGCCGCGCTCGCCTTGACCTCGCAGACCTTGGCCCGGAATCCCAGCTCGAGCGGAGTATTCCAGGCTGTGGTGCTGCTGATGGCGGTCTGGTGGGTCTGGTCCGTCACCGCATTGGCAACCGACCTCTACCATCCGCAGCGGCCGCCCATCGTTGTCATGACGCTCTGGGCCATGCTCGGCGCCATCCTGATGGCTGGTTCGGCGCCCCGAGCCTTCTCCGACCGTGCCCTGGTGTTCGCGGGGGCGTACGTGGCGATCCACGTCGGCCGGGGTCTCTTCCTGGCGTCCGCGTTGCACGGGCGTCAGGTACGACTGCACGCCGGGCGGTTCGTCTTCTGGTTCCTTGTGTCCGCCGTACCGTGGCTCACCGGCGGCCTCGTGGCCGGCACCGCGCGGGGCCTGCTGTGGGCGGCTGCGCTCGCCATCGATTACGGATCAGCCTGGCTTCGTTACCCCACGCCCCGGCTCGGCCGGGTACCGGTGTCCCAGTACGGGGTGGCAGCCGACCACCTGGCAGAGCGTTACCAGCAGTTCTTCACCCTCGCCCTCGGCGACCTCATTCTCGTCACCGCCCTGACCTACGCCGACCACGACCTGACGGCCGACCGCACGGTGGCGCTCCTCGTCGCGTTCGCCGCGACCGTGCTGCTGTGGCAGATCTACGTCCACCGTGCCGGGGCCCTGCTAAAAGCCGCCATCGAGGCCTCCCGCGATCCAGGTGGATTCGTGCGGTCGGCACCCTACACGCACCTGCTCATGGTGGCCGGTGTGGTCGCCGCCGCCGCCGGATTCGAAATCGTCATCGCCGATCCCTCCGAGCACACCACACCCTGGCTGGCCGGCGTTATCCTCGGCGGACCCGCCCTGTTCCTGGCCGGACGAGCCCGATTCGAATACGAGGTGTTCAGCCGGGTGTCCCCGTCCCGGCTGGTCGGGCTGCTCGTGCTGGCCGTTTCCGCACCCGCGATGGTGCTCGCACCCTCACTGGTGGCCGCCCTCACGGGAACCCTCGTGCTAGCCGGGATCGCCGTCTCGGACGCCGTTCGCGCCCACGGAAAGTCACCCGAGCCACCCTCACCCGCCATGTAG
- a CDS encoding flavodoxin: MTHGTSPKLERRSLLRLTLAGVTAIGVAACDTPSSSPTAEPSTMPDPSASGQQRVLLAYFSRAGENYYNGGRRTLQVGNTEVVAGMIQDAIGCAVYRINAADPYSDSYDATVARNVREQDADARPEITDPLPSLDQYDTILLGSPIWNVRPPMIMSTFTDRYDFSGKTVFPLVTHAVSGLGQAPQVYTASCRGATFGEGLAIRGEEAADSIDTVRSWLQRIGLLAR, from the coding sequence ATGACCCACGGCACAAGCCCAAAGTTGGAACGGCGGTCACTGCTACGGCTGACCCTCGCCGGCGTCACCGCCATCGGCGTGGCCGCCTGCGACACCCCGTCCTCGTCACCAACTGCGGAGCCCTCCACCATGCCCGACCCGTCGGCCTCCGGTCAGCAGCGCGTCCTGCTGGCCTACTTCTCCCGAGCCGGAGAGAACTACTACAACGGGGGCCGCCGGACCCTGCAGGTCGGCAACACCGAAGTCGTCGCCGGCATGATCCAGGACGCCATCGGCTGCGCCGTCTACCGCATCAACGCCGCGGACCCGTACTCCGACAGCTACGACGCCACAGTCGCCCGCAACGTGCGGGAACAGGACGCCGACGCACGCCCGGAGATCACCGACCCGCTGCCGTCCCTCGACCAGTACGACACCATCCTGCTTGGCAGCCCCATCTGGAACGTCCGCCCACCGATGATCATGTCGACCTTCACCGACCGCTACGACTTCAGCGGCAAGACCGTCTTCCCGCTGGTCACCCACGCCGTCAGCGGCCTGGGACAAGCGCCGCAGGTCTACACAGCCTCATGCCGCGGCGCCACCTTCGGCGAGGGCCTCGCCATCCGCGGCGAAGAAGCCGCCGACAGCATCGACACCGTACGGTCCTGGCTGCAACGCATCGGCCTGCTCGCGCGATAA
- a CDS encoding helix-turn-helix transcriptional regulator: MDNRSEVRAFLTSRRAKISPEQAGIPAYGSRRVAGLRRGEVAAIAGVSVEYYTRLERGNLAGVSDSVLDALARALQLDDTETAHLHHLARAAGPAPARTRTRRESTSEIRPAIRRVLDSMTGVPAFIRNHRFDILAANPLGLALYAPMFAANTVLPVNSMRFTFLDPHAQAFYPEWAQTARSAVGALRIAAAAHPHDQQLMNLIGELSMRGDPFRTWWAAQDVFVHRHGVKRFHHPAVGDLELAYETLELPGDEPLTVLTYTAEPGTPSGDGLELLATWAATRENADTRIAPR; encoded by the coding sequence ATGGACAACCGCAGCGAGGTCCGCGCGTTCCTCACCTCTCGCCGGGCCAAGATCAGCCCGGAGCAGGCCGGCATCCCCGCGTACGGCAGCCGCCGCGTCGCCGGGCTGCGCCGCGGGGAGGTCGCCGCCATCGCCGGGGTCAGTGTCGAGTACTACACCCGCCTGGAACGCGGCAACCTCGCCGGCGTCTCCGACAGCGTCCTGGACGCGCTGGCCCGCGCCCTACAGCTCGACGACACCGAAACCGCGCACCTGCACCACCTGGCCCGGGCGGCCGGCCCCGCGCCTGCCCGCACCCGCACCCGCCGCGAGAGCACGTCGGAGATCCGGCCCGCGATCCGCCGGGTACTGGACTCGATGACCGGTGTGCCCGCGTTCATCCGCAACCACCGCTTCGACATCCTCGCCGCGAACCCGCTCGGTCTGGCTCTCTACGCGCCTATGTTCGCCGCGAACACGGTGCTGCCGGTGAACTCGATGCGGTTCACCTTCCTGGACCCGCACGCCCAGGCGTTCTACCCCGAGTGGGCGCAGACGGCCCGCTCCGCCGTCGGCGCGCTGCGCATCGCCGCCGCCGCGCACCCGCACGACCAGCAGCTGATGAACCTCATCGGCGAACTGTCCATGCGCGGCGACCCCTTCCGTACCTGGTGGGCCGCCCAGGACGTCTTCGTGCACCGCCACGGGGTCAAGCGCTTCCACCACCCCGCCGTCGGTGACCTGGAGCTCGCCTACGAGACGCTCGAACTGCCCGGCGACGAACCCCTGACGGTCCTGACCTACACCGCCGAGCCGGGAACGCCCTCCGGCGACGGCCTCGAACTGCTCGCCACCTGGGCGGCGACACGCGAGAACGCCGACACCCGCATCGCGCCTCGCTGA
- a CDS encoding DHA2 family efflux MFS transporter permease subunit: MLGFAVVTLDTQVVNVALPDINRDLGGSLPGLQWVVTGYTLMFSALLLFAGTVSDRIGARRAYGTGMMIFVVASAVCGLAPGLGWLVAARILQGVGAALVTPTSLALIRAAYPDSVARARAIAYWAMGGSIAAAAGPILGGALTQLDWRLIFFLNLPVGVAAVLVLRGAADSPRHVVSFDVTGQVAAVLALGALTYGVIEGGDLGYGSVRILAVFGIAVIAAVVFLITQARGRHPMVPLDLFRSRTVRVALAVGFLGMVGFYGVVFLQSLYFQQLRGVSPFVTGLLFLPMTGLVALLVPLVARVITRFGPAAAIIGGQLLMAAGLAGLVLLPADAPTLLVAAVMVPVGVGGSFTVPPITSLILDSVPPHRAGTASGVFNTFRQLGGSLGVTAYGAVVASQATFLSGLHISLTATAVLLLLTAAASLTLRGAQH, translated from the coding sequence ATGCTCGGCTTCGCGGTCGTCACCCTCGACACCCAGGTCGTCAACGTCGCGCTGCCCGACATCAATCGCGATCTTGGCGGGAGCCTGCCCGGGCTGCAGTGGGTAGTCACCGGGTACACGCTGATGTTCTCCGCGCTGCTGCTGTTCGCCGGCACGGTGTCCGACCGGATCGGCGCCCGCCGCGCCTACGGCACCGGCATGATGATCTTCGTGGTGGCCTCTGCCGTGTGCGGGCTGGCGCCGGGCCTCGGCTGGCTCGTCGCAGCCCGCATCCTGCAGGGTGTCGGCGCCGCGCTGGTGACGCCGACGTCCCTCGCCTTGATCCGGGCCGCCTACCCCGACAGCGTCGCCCGGGCTCGGGCGATCGCATACTGGGCGATGGGCGGGTCGATCGCCGCGGCGGCCGGCCCCATCCTCGGCGGCGCGCTGACGCAGCTGGACTGGCGGTTGATCTTCTTCCTCAACCTGCCGGTTGGTGTCGCCGCGGTGCTGGTCCTGCGCGGGGCCGCCGACTCGCCCCGGCACGTCGTCTCCTTCGACGTCACCGGGCAGGTCGCGGCCGTGCTGGCGCTGGGTGCCCTCACCTACGGCGTCATCGAAGGCGGCGACCTCGGCTACGGCAGCGTCCGCATCCTCGCCGTGTTCGGCATCGCGGTGATCGCCGCCGTGGTGTTCCTGATCACGCAAGCCCGCGGTCGGCACCCCATGGTGCCGCTGGACCTGTTCCGGTCCCGGACCGTTCGGGTAGCGCTGGCGGTCGGGTTCCTCGGCATGGTCGGCTTCTACGGCGTCGTGTTCCTGCAGAGCCTGTACTTCCAGCAGCTGCGCGGCGTGTCACCGTTCGTCACCGGCCTGCTGTTCCTGCCGATGACCGGCCTGGTCGCGCTGCTCGTCCCGCTCGTCGCCCGCGTCATCACCCGGTTCGGTCCCGCCGCGGCGATCATCGGCGGTCAGCTGCTGATGGCCGCCGGCCTGGCCGGTCTGGTGCTGCTACCCGCCGACGCCCCGACGCTGCTGGTCGCGGCGGTCATGGTCCCGGTCGGAGTCGGCGGCTCATTCACCGTCCCGCCCATCACCTCGCTGATCCTCGACAGCGTTCCGCCCCACCGGGCCGGCACCGCCAGCGGCGTATTCAACACCTTCCGCCAGCTGGGCGGCTCCCTGGGCGTCACCGCCTACGGCGCCGTCGTCGCCTCCCAGGCCACCTTCCTGTCCGGCCTGCACATCAGCCTCACCGCCACCGCGGTCCTGCTCCTGCTCACGGCCGCCGCCAGCCTGACGCTGCGCGGCGCCCAGCACTGA
- a CDS encoding zinc-dependent alcohol dehydrogenase family protein translates to MRATLYGGPGDITVGERPDPRLENPTDAIVRVTLGCVCGSDLWYYRGVNPHALGPIGHEFIGVVEQVGADVTTLRPGDLVVAPFTFCDGTCANCAAGWTGNCLNGGSFGNHGIDGGQGEYVRAPYADATLVKVPAGSYSDTTLKSLLALSDVMCTGHHAAASAGVKARDTVAVVGDGAVGLCAVIAARRLGAERIIALSRNPVRQALARAFGATDIIAERGDDATKLIMDMTGGIGVDAALECVGTGQSMATAFGIARVGAIVGAVGVPHDAVVPIQTVIFRNVGLRGGVAPARRYIPELLDDVLTGRINPGLVFDYETELDSINDAYNAMLERRATKSLVRIGA, encoded by the coding sequence ATGCGTGCCACCCTGTACGGCGGCCCCGGCGACATCACCGTCGGCGAACGCCCCGACCCGCGCCTCGAGAACCCCACGGATGCCATCGTGCGGGTCACGCTGGGCTGCGTCTGCGGCTCGGACCTGTGGTACTACCGCGGGGTCAACCCGCACGCGCTCGGCCCGATCGGCCACGAGTTCATCGGCGTCGTCGAGCAGGTCGGCGCCGACGTCACCACCCTGCGACCGGGCGATCTGGTCGTCGCGCCGTTCACCTTCTGCGACGGCACCTGCGCCAACTGCGCCGCCGGCTGGACCGGCAACTGCCTCAACGGGGGATCCTTCGGCAACCATGGCATCGACGGCGGCCAAGGCGAATACGTCCGCGCCCCCTACGCCGACGCCACCCTGGTCAAGGTTCCCGCCGGCAGCTACTCCGACACCACGCTCAAGTCGCTGCTCGCGCTGTCGGACGTGATGTGCACCGGTCACCACGCCGCGGCAAGCGCCGGGGTGAAGGCCCGCGACACGGTCGCCGTCGTCGGCGACGGAGCGGTCGGGCTGTGCGCGGTCATCGCCGCCAGACGCCTCGGCGCCGAACGGATCATCGCGCTGAGCCGCAACCCCGTCCGCCAAGCCCTGGCACGCGCGTTCGGCGCCACCGACATCATCGCCGAACGCGGTGACGACGCCACCAAGCTGATCATGGACATGACCGGCGGCATCGGCGTCGACGCCGCCCTGGAATGCGTCGGCACCGGCCAGTCCATGGCCACCGCCTTCGGCATCGCCCGGGTCGGGGCGATCGTCGGCGCGGTCGGTGTGCCACACGACGCGGTGGTGCCGATCCAGACGGTCATCTTCCGCAACGTCGGCCTGCGCGGCGGCGTCGCCCCGGCCCGCCGCTACATCCCCGAACTGCTCGACGATGTCCTCACCGGCCGCATCAACCCCGGCCTGGTCTTCGACTACGAAACCGAACTCGACAGCATCAACGACGCCTACAACGCCATGCTCGAACGCCGCGCCACCAAGTCCCTCGTGCGCATCGGCGCCTGA
- a CDS encoding DUF2255 family protein, protein MAHETTTSWTSDELTTIGHAEELQLARLREDGTLRPYMTIWVGRASDQLYVPNTTDTGPPSSAPSRDRTPARSLRR, encoded by the coding sequence GTGGCACACGAAACGACGACGTCCTGGACATCCGATGAGCTGACGACGATCGGCCACGCCGAGGAGTTGCAACTGGCGAGGCTGCGAGAAGACGGCACGCTGCGCCCGTACATGACGATCTGGGTCGGGCGCGCCAGCGATCAGCTCTACGTGCCAAATACGACCGATACGGGGCCGCCATCGTCGGCTCCGTCGCGGGACAGAACGCCAGCGAGGTCACTCCGCCGGTGA
- a CDS encoding aldo/keto reductase encodes MPTIPNLTLNNGVELPAIGFGVFQTPPEETSSAVEAALATGYRHIDTAAAYGNERQVGEAIAKAGIDRSDVFVETKIWISDYGYDQTLHGFDKSAGKLGVDQIDLLILHQPLPTEFDKTLQAYRALETLLNDGKVRAIGVSNFMVDHLTALLDKATVVPAVNQIEAHPYFTQHEVQAFGAQHGILSQAWSPIGGITFYRDGNHTSTLQDPVIGEIAKAHGKTPAQVMLRWHLQQGRSAIPKSTKSARIAENFDIFDFELTAEQLAAIDGLDTGRRGGPEPADITLANFGMPIPEA; translated from the coding sequence ATGCCCACCATTCCGAACCTGACGCTCAACAACGGCGTCGAACTGCCCGCCATCGGCTTCGGCGTCTTCCAGACCCCGCCGGAAGAGACCAGCTCCGCCGTCGAGGCGGCGCTGGCAACCGGCTACCGGCACATCGACACCGCCGCCGCCTACGGCAACGAGCGGCAGGTCGGCGAGGCGATCGCCAAGGCCGGCATCGACCGCTCCGACGTGTTCGTCGAGACCAAGATCTGGATCAGCGACTACGGCTACGACCAGACCCTGCACGGCTTCGACAAGAGCGCCGGCAAGCTCGGCGTCGACCAGATCGACCTGCTCATCCTGCACCAGCCGCTGCCGACGGAGTTCGACAAGACCCTGCAGGCCTACCGCGCCCTGGAGACGTTGCTGAACGACGGCAAGGTCCGCGCCATCGGCGTCAGCAACTTCATGGTCGACCACCTCACCGCGCTGCTGGACAAGGCTACGGTCGTGCCCGCGGTCAACCAGATCGAGGCGCACCCGTACTTCACCCAGCACGAGGTGCAGGCCTTCGGCGCGCAGCACGGCATCCTGTCCCAGGCGTGGTCGCCGATCGGTGGCATCACCTTCTACCGCGACGGCAACCACACCAGCACCCTGCAGGACCCGGTCATCGGCGAGATCGCCAAGGCACACGGCAAGACCCCAGCCCAGGTAATGCTGCGCTGGCACCTGCAGCAGGGCCGCTCAGCGATCCCGAAGTCGACCAAGTCTGCCCGGATCGCGGAGAACTTCGACATCTTCGACTTCGAGCTCACCGCCGAGCAGCTCGCCGCCATCGACGGCCTGGACACCGGCCGCCGCGGCGGCCCCGAGCCCGCCGACATCACCCTCGCCAACTTCGGCATGCCGATCCCCGAAGCCTGA
- a CDS encoding aldose 1-epimerase family protein, producing MSTAPSGTQWTISYADQTAVVVEVGGGLRTYQAKGREVVDGYAEDEMCPAAAGQILAPWPNRLRDGQYTFGGHTYQLPLSEPGTHNAVHGLVRWAPWRLLEQTPSAVTVGLDLPAQPAYPWSLSLTTRWELADDGLTVTHTATNTAAEPAPFGLGAHPYLLPPVSLEDAWLCIPARTRLLLGARALPIGAAKVAGSEFDYTVPKQIGTGTVSTAFGDVILAGQDRHAVTLGTADGPVTSVWADAAFAWWQFYTADSLPEPRRRRAIAVEPMTCPPDALRSGHDLIVLKPGEPWSASWGITPH from the coding sequence ATGTCAACAGCGCCGTCGGGAACGCAGTGGACGATCAGCTACGCCGACCAGACCGCCGTCGTCGTGGAGGTCGGCGGAGGGCTGCGGACCTACCAGGCCAAAGGCCGCGAGGTCGTCGACGGGTACGCCGAGGACGAGATGTGCCCGGCCGCCGCCGGTCAGATCCTCGCGCCCTGGCCCAACCGGCTACGCGACGGGCAGTACACCTTCGGCGGGCACACCTACCAGCTACCGCTGTCCGAACCGGGGACCCACAACGCCGTCCACGGCCTGGTCCGCTGGGCTCCCTGGCGGCTGCTGGAGCAGACCCCGTCCGCTGTCACGGTCGGCCTCGACCTTCCGGCGCAACCGGCGTACCCGTGGAGCCTGAGCCTGACCACCCGGTGGGAGCTGGCGGACGACGGCCTGACGGTGACCCACACCGCGACCAACACCGCCGCCGAGCCGGCGCCGTTCGGCCTGGGCGCCCACCCCTACCTGCTGCCACCGGTCTCGCTCGAGGATGCCTGGCTGTGCATCCCGGCCCGGACCCGGCTGCTCCTCGGCGCACGCGCACTGCCGATCGGGGCGGCGAAGGTCGCCGGCTCGGAGTTCGACTACACCGTCCCGAAGCAGATCGGGACCGGCACCGTGAGCACCGCCTTCGGCGACGTCATCCTGGCTGGCCAGGATCGGCACGCCGTCACGCTCGGCACTGCGGACGGGCCGGTGACCAGCGTGTGGGCCGACGCTGCGTTCGCCTGGTGGCAGTTCTACACGGCCGACAGTCTGCCGGAGCCCCGCCGCCGGCGGGCGATCGCGGTGGAGCCGATGACCTGCCCGCCGGACGCCCTGCGGTCAGGTCACGACCTGATCGTGCTCAAGCCGGGCGAGCCGTGGAGCGCTTCCTGGGGCATCACCCCCCACTGA